From Thalassococcus sp. S3, one genomic window encodes:
- a CDS encoding tyrosine-type recombinase/integrase yields MFPPVFLNIAEDNLSRRRPNPLEKHVLPKLGGKPVSQITAEDVRTILVEIWRSKHPTAEKAIQRLRMTFQRGMLRGFDCDPKTITIAEELLGPWHHRTTPTPETDWRDIPELYRWLEGKGVAATCLQFLMLTVVRTHGCRAARFDEIEGDIWTVTEERVKGRVKTVEPFRVPLAPAVLELAQRRRLLGGEFLFTGHRGNPISNSSMSKFLRDHGVEGRPHGFRTSFRTWAQDNQVGDPTVVEKIMDHSTGNKTVRAYARSDLLEPRRPIMEAWAEYVTGGST; encoded by the coding sequence GTGTTTCCTCCCGTTTTCCTAAACATAGCCGAGGACAACTTAAGTCGGCGAAGACCAAACCCGTTAGAGAAGCATGTACTTCCGAAGCTTGGCGGAAAGCCCGTGTCTCAGATTACCGCCGAGGATGTACGGACAATCCTCGTCGAGATCTGGCGCTCGAAGCACCCTACTGCCGAAAAGGCGATCCAGCGGCTACGCATGACATTTCAACGCGGAATGCTGCGAGGTTTTGACTGCGACCCAAAAACGATCACCATCGCTGAAGAGTTGCTGGGACCGTGGCACCATCGCACGACACCCACGCCAGAGACAGATTGGCGAGATATTCCGGAACTATACCGCTGGCTCGAAGGAAAAGGAGTTGCCGCAACTTGTTTGCAGTTCCTAATGCTTACGGTCGTTCGGACCCACGGATGCCGTGCCGCCCGTTTCGATGAGATCGAGGGCGATATTTGGACTGTCACCGAAGAACGGGTGAAAGGCCGCGTAAAAACGGTAGAGCCTTTCCGGGTTCCTTTGGCACCTGCCGTCCTAGAACTGGCCCAACGGAGAAGACTACTAGGTGGAGAGTTTCTGTTTACGGGCCACCGCGGCAATCCCATCTCCAACTCATCGATGTCGAAGTTTCTCAGGGATCATGGGGTTGAAGGCCGCCCTCATGGCTTCAGAACGAGTTTTCGAACTTGGGCGCAAGACAACCAAGTTGGGGATCCCACCGTCGTAGAAAAGATAATGGATCACTCGACCGGCAATAAGACTGTCCGGGCCTATGCAAGGTCGGACCTGCTCGAGCCCCGACGACCGATCATGGAAGCTTGGGCCGAATACGTAACAGGCGGTTCAACGTAA
- a CDS encoding AlpA family transcriptional regulator: protein MASTTEELPILLLSVQQVATMLGCHKNTVWNRSGTDTFPKPIKWGGKTVWRRSDIEAFVDQLAA from the coding sequence ATGGCTTCGACAACTGAAGAGCTTCCGATCTTATTACTCAGCGTGCAGCAAGTCGCGACGATGCTGGGCTGTCACAAGAACACGGTCTGGAACCGATCGGGGACGGACACCTTCCCAAAACCGATCAAATGGGGAGGAAAGACAGTATGGAGACGGAGTGATATCGAGGCGTTCGTCGATCAACTCGCTGCCTAA
- a CDS encoding AAA family ATPase, producing MILEGNARGYGAELARHLMNLRDNDHVSLHLLDGFVAEDLAGALEEAEAISQATQCRKYLFSLSLNPPPEASLSEAQFEAVIAQAERDLGLVGQPKAIVFHEKTGRRHAHVVWSRIDASRMKAINLPHFKRKLMAISRAQYREHSWDMPPGFTDAAKRDPNRFTNAEAGQAKRAKRDPAQLKAMFRACWDGSDTQSAFAAALADQGYVLARGDRRGFVAVDQAGKVWSLSRWCWVKSRALKAKITEPEHLPDVEAARHLAKGLTPSPALNHARQDEAYRAKLADLITAQRDARAQLLETQRRREAERLRQAPGGFRIAFLKVTGRYRAFVAQRAKETAQAQSRAAQERQALIDRHLRERRAFEREHARAYAKANRDSDQRFEPQQDAETLSAARIARQPDLVLAELSKTKASFTRIDVLRELSRWINDPAALSKAANVALASPEAVQLSSDQRARYTTRDYQAAETMLHGAAERLASSSAIKVAPQHIADALTAQNRQMKRSFGGKLSEEQTRAIKAVLGKERLAQVVGLAGAGKSTLLATAADAWRRHGVTVHGAALAGKAADGLHASSGIPSRTLAALELSWENGHAPIKPGDVLVIDEAGMIGTRQMARVTVKMEEIGAKLVLVGDPDQLQPIEAGTPFRDLVARHGAAQLSEVRRQKADWQRGATQALAKGETSQAVETYRCNGAVSAHQTQDAAIEALAERYAMDALADPSRRPRLALAHKRLDVHKLNQSIRAAIRPEEQTGDDVMLQTETGKRAFGSEDRIVFTRNDTELGVKNGMLGSVQQASDGKMTVTLDGDDQQRVTFDPRTYRHFDHGYAVTIHKSQGVTVDQAYVLGSRSMDKHLAYVALTRHREDVQLYTSAEDRPTWTQHRTVTPARTRARDGPSMG from the coding sequence ATGATCCTTGAAGGCAATGCGCGGGGCTATGGGGCGGAGCTCGCCCGGCATTTGATGAACCTGCGGGACAATGATCATGTCTCCCTGCATCTGCTGGACGGGTTTGTCGCGGAGGATTTGGCGGGCGCGCTTGAGGAGGCCGAAGCGATCAGCCAGGCGACGCAATGCCGGAAGTATCTGTTTTCCCTGTCATTGAACCCGCCGCCTGAGGCGTCGCTGTCTGAGGCACAATTCGAGGCCGTGATCGCGCAGGCGGAGCGGGATCTCGGGCTTGTCGGTCAGCCCAAGGCGATTGTGTTTCACGAGAAGACCGGGCGGCGCCATGCGCATGTGGTCTGGTCGCGCATCGATGCCTCCCGCATGAAGGCGATCAATCTGCCGCATTTCAAGCGCAAGCTGATGGCGATCTCGCGGGCGCAATATCGGGAGCATAGCTGGGACATGCCGCCGGGCTTCACCGATGCCGCCAAGCGCGATCCGAACCGGTTTACCAATGCCGAAGCGGGACAGGCCAAACGGGCCAAGCGCGATCCGGCCCAGCTCAAGGCGATGTTCCGGGCCTGCTGGGATGGTTCGGATACGCAATCGGCCTTTGCGGCGGCGCTGGCAGATCAGGGCTATGTGCTGGCACGTGGGGATCGGCGGGGCTTTGTGGCGGTGGATCAGGCGGGCAAGGTCTGGTCGCTATCGCGCTGGTGCTGGGTCAAGTCGCGTGCGCTCAAAGCCAAGATCACGGAGCCGGAGCACCTGCCGGATGTGGAGGCCGCGCGACATCTTGCGAAGGGTTTGACCCCCTCTCCTGCCCTGAACCACGCGCGGCAGGATGAGGCCTATCGCGCCAAGCTGGCAGATTTGATTACTGCGCAGCGGGACGCACGGGCACAGCTTTTGGAGACGCAACGGCGACGGGAAGCAGAGCGCTTGCGCCAAGCGCCGGGCGGGTTTCGGATTGCGTTTCTCAAAGTGACCGGGCGCTACCGCGCCTTTGTCGCGCAAAGGGCCAAAGAGACCGCGCAGGCGCAGTCGAGGGCCGCGCAGGAGCGGCAGGCGCTGATTGATCGGCACTTGCGCGAACGACGGGCCTTCGAGCGTGAGCACGCGCGGGCTTACGCAAAGGCGAACAGAGATAGTGATCAGCGCTTCGAGCCGCAACAGGACGCGGAGACGCTCAGTGCGGCGCGCATCGCCCGGCAACCCGATCTGGTTCTGGCGGAACTCTCAAAAACAAAGGCCAGCTTTACGCGCATAGATGTGCTGCGGGAACTCTCGCGCTGGATCAACGATCCTGCTGCGTTGAGCAAGGCCGCGAATGTCGCGCTGGCGTCGCCCGAAGCCGTGCAGCTCTCCAGTGATCAAAGAGCCCGCTACACGACCCGCGACTATCAGGCTGCGGAGACCATGCTGCATGGGGCGGCGGAGCGGTTGGCGAGCTCTTCTGCGATCAAGGTTGCGCCGCAGCATATTGCCGATGCCCTCACCGCGCAGAACAGGCAGATGAAGCGGTCCTTCGGCGGAAAGCTCAGCGAGGAACAAACCCGTGCGATCAAAGCGGTTCTTGGCAAAGAACGGCTGGCCCAAGTCGTGGGCCTCGCGGGCGCGGGCAAGAGCACGCTGCTCGCCACAGCCGCCGATGCCTGGCGCAGACACGGTGTGACCGTGCATGGCGCGGCCCTCGCGGGCAAAGCGGCGGATGGGTTGCACGCCTCGTCCGGAATCCCCAGCCGCACGCTCGCCGCGCTGGAGCTGTCCTGGGAGAACGGCCATGCGCCGATCAAGCCAGGCGATGTGCTGGTGATCGATGAGGCCGGGATGATCGGCACACGACAAATGGCGCGGGTGACGGTGAAGATGGAAGAGATCGGGGCCAAGCTGGTTCTGGTCGGCGATCCGGATCAGCTCCAGCCGATTGAGGCCGGCACACCGTTCCGCGATCTGGTGGCACGGCATGGCGCGGCGCAACTGAGCGAGGTGCGCCGACAAAAGGCGGACTGGCAGCGGGGCGCGACGCAAGCGCTCGCCAAAGGGGAGACATCACAAGCCGTAGAGACCTACCGCTGCAATGGAGCTGTCTCTGCGCATCAGACACAGGATGCCGCCATTGAGGCGCTCGCCGAACGCTATGCGATGGATGCGCTGGCGGATCCGTCGCGCCGCCCGCGCCTCGCCTTGGCCCATAAGCGGCTGGACGTGCACAAGCTGAACCAGTCCATCCGGGCGGCGATCCGACCGGAGGAGCAGACTGGCGATGATGTGATGCTCCAAACCGAGACCGGCAAACGCGCCTTCGGCTCAGAAGATCGTATTGTCTTCACCCGCAATGACACGGAACTGGGGGTGAAGAATGGCATGCTGGGCTCGGTGCAACAGGCCTCCGATGGCAAGATGACCGTCACGCTGGATGGCGACGACCAACAGCGGGTCACCTTCGATCCTCGGACCTATCGCCACTTCGATCACGGCTATGCCGTCACCATCCACAAATCCCAAGGGGTGACGGTCGATCAGGCCTATGTGCTCGGCTCCCGCTCGATGGACAAACATCTGGCCTATGTTGCATTGACCCGGCACCGCGAAGATGTGCAGCTCTATACCAGCGCAGAGGACA